In Chitinophaga oryzae, the sequence ATCCAATAGTCCTGGTAATTGGTTTCCCGCCAGCTATAACCGCCCAGTAAGGTAAAGTCGTGTTCCCTGATCTGTTTCTGAAAGTTGGCCGTCAGCTCCAACAGGTTTTCTTCCGTACGGGTGGTGCCTCTTGAAGCATAACCGTTCCTTCCGTCGCGGAGGGTAGAATAATTGCGTTTGGTTTCGTAGTAACCGCGCACACTGTTATAGAGATCACGCGACCCCAGCAGCATAATATCAAGCCCCTTCAGCGGTGTATACGTAACGGTGCCCAGCGTCCTCAGGTTGCTGTTCTGATTTTTGCCATCCGTTTCCATCAGCAGGGATACAGGGTTCGCATAAGCTGTTTTATCGGTATGTTCCGTCCATTTGCCGTCTTTGTCTTTTACCGGATCGGTGGGATTATAAGTCAGACCGTTGCGGTACACATCACCGCGATAGCTATCGCCATCCGCGCCGGCAAAAAACGTCTGCTGATAGCCACTGAGGTTGGCATTGAGCCGTAGTTTCCCGCCAAACATCCGATGGGTAACCTCTATTCGCGGATACAGCATCCTGTTATCTGAACGCAGGACCAGTCCTTCCATATTACGATAGTTCAGGTTGGCGACGTAACTGGTATTTTGTGATCCGCCGCGGAGGCTGACGTTATACACCTGAGAAACGGGACGGCGGGTAATTTCGTTCAGCCAGTCAGTGCTGGCACCATAGTCGAATGCGCCCGGTTTACCTTGCGCTACCAGTTGACGGTATTCATCTGCATTCATGAAATTGAGCCGTTTGGTGATCTTCTGGGTGGTGACATAGCTGTTTACGTCCACCGCGGCAGGGGTTTCCCCGTGTACTTTCCTGGTGGTGATAAGGATAACGCCGTTGGTACCCCTGGTGCCGTAAATAGCTGCTGCGGAACCATCTTTCAACACATCAACAGACTCGATATCTTCCGGCGCCACGGTGGTGAGCGTACCGGGTACGCCATCTATCAGCACCAGTGGCGATGTGCCGGAGGTAAGGGTGGTAATACCGCGAAGGTTGATCTGTGCCGTGCCGGTAGGATTGGCGTCCGGCGTGACCACATTCAGCCCGGCCACTTTTCCGCGTACCAGCTGTGCTGCGTCCTGTACAGCCCCTTTCACGAAGTTTTCCGACTTCACACTGGCTACGGCAGTGGTGACGCGTTCCCTTTTCTGGGTGCCGTAGCCCACTACCACCACTGCGTTCAGCGAGGTTTCCACCGCTACCAGGCGTATATTGAGGATAGTTCTGTTGCCAGCCGCCACTTCCTGGGTGGTATAGCCGATGAAACTGAAAACGAGGGTTGCCGCATTATCAGGGATACTGATATTGTATTTCCCGGCGGCATCGGTAACACTTCCCGTAGTGCCCCCTTTTACACGTATGGCCACGCCCGGCAGCGGTACGCCGGATTCATCCGTTACAATACCTGAAATTTTTATCTGTTGGTATGCATTCCCGGGAATAAAATCAATGGGGCGATTTCCTGCTTCTGCGGATGCACCTGTAGTTTCCAGGCACAAGGCTGCTACAACAACGAGCCGGAACAAGGCGGTGGCAGTGTTCATTTTAACCCAGCCGGGAGGGATAGATAAACTTTCTTTCATAACGGTCAGCGATTTAGTATTTAATTGAAAAGTTGAGCAGGACAATCAGGAAGCATATCCACGACAGGTACGTGAAACAGGCGATATTGATATCTTGCGCGATTTTTGGTTGTCTGATAGGTACTGAACAGATCTGCGTCAGGTGATGCAAAATAAGCTGATAAAAAAGTGACGGACTTAACACTGTGT encodes:
- a CDS encoding SusC/RagA family TonB-linked outer membrane protein produces the protein MKESLSIPPGWVKMNTATALFRLVVVAALCLETTGASAEAGNRPIDFIPGNAYQQIKISGIVTDESGVPLPGVAIRVKGGTTGSVTDAAGKYNISIPDNAATLVFSFIGYTTQEVAAGNRTILNIRLVAVETSLNAVVVVGYGTQKRERVTTAVASVKSENFVKGAVQDAAQLVRGKVAGLNVVTPDANPTGTAQINLRGITTLTSGTSPLVLIDGVPGTLTTVAPEDIESVDVLKDGSAAAIYGTRGTNGVILITTRKVHGETPAAVDVNSYVTTQKITKRLNFMNADEYRQLVAQGKPGAFDYGASTDWLNEITRRPVSQVYNVSLRGGSQNTSYVANLNYRNMEGLVLRSDNRMLYPRIEVTHRMFGGKLRLNANLSGYQQTFFAGADGDSYRGDVYRNGLTYNPTDPVKDKDGKWTEHTDKTAYANPVSLLMETDGKNQNSNLRTLGTVTYTPLKGLDIMLLGSRDLYNSVRGYYETKRNYSTLRDGRNGYASRGTTRTEENLLELTANFQKQIREHDFTLLGGYSWRETNYQDYWMQNWDFPTDNFSYNNIGAGLALSRGEAPEKSYQSRNKLIGYFFRLNYSFQNKYLLMASIRREGSSKFGRNNKYGNFPAISAGWNMKNENFLKASKIVSALKLRGGFGITGTEPNDPYMSLNRLNFDTYTLINGQWVQVINLATNANPDLRWEKKEETNIGVDYGFWDNRITGSLDLYRRVTRDLLMDYSVPTPPYLYNTIRANAASMENKGIEFQVNFAAIDRKALKWNTSLNYSTNRNKLLSLSDKNFQLAAGYFDAGTTEEPIQQSIARIQIGQPIGNFWGFKSVDIDPNGYWIIEGRDGKPKPIANQQADDKQILGNGLPKHYLNFNNSISYKNFDLNITMRGAFGFQILNTPRMFYAAPVMLTRGNLLRSAYDNVYGKRPLADDQSLNYVSYYIEQGDYWKIDNITIGYNIPLKRTAIKALRVYASGSNLATFTKYSGVDPEIGVTGLTPGLDDRNRYPATTTFTLGASFTL